A part of Bosea sp. (in: a-proteobacteria) genomic DNA contains:
- the rpoB gene encoding DNA-directed RNA polymerase subunit beta yields MANTLQGRRRIRKFFGKIREVIQMPNLIEVQKASYDQFLLVDEPKGGRPDEGLQSVFRSVFPISDFSGASMLEFVKYTFEAPKYDVDECRQRGITFAAPLKVTLRLIVFDIDPDTQAKSIKDIKEQEVYMGDMPLMTDNGTFIVNGTERVIVSQMHRSPGVFFDHDKGKTHSSGKLLFAARIIPYRGSWLDIEFDAKDIVHARIDRKRKLPVTSLFYALGMDGEEILNRFYDRIVFERHKDAWRIPFEAERMKGYKATVDLINADTGEVIVEVGKKLVARQARQLAEKGLKFLRATDEDLISQYVAEDMVNAQTGEIYAEAGDEISEKLLKALTDAGFDEISVLDIDHMTIGPYIRNTLNVDKNSSREEALFDIYRVMRPGEPPTLESAQNMFQSLFFDSERYDLSAVGRVKMNMRLDLDAEDTVRILRKEDILAVAKALVDLRDGKGEIDDIDHLGNRRVRSVGELMENQYRLGLLRMERAIKERMSSVDIDTVMPQDLINAKPAAAAVREFFGSSQLSQFMDQTNPLSEVTHKRRLSALGPGGLTRERAGFEVRDVHPTHYGRICPIETPEGPNIGLINSLATFARVNKYGFIETPFRKVRDGQVTSEVVYLSAMEEAKHNVAQADADMDKNGKLTEDLIVCRHAGEVIVVPVDKVDLMEVSPKQLVSVAAALIPFLENDDANRALMGSNMQRQAVPLVRADAPFVGTGMESVVARDSGAAIAARRSGIIDQIDATRIVVRATEETDPTKPGVDIYRMMKFQRSNQSTCINQRPLVRVGDVVRKGDIIADGPSTDLGELALGRNVLVAFMPWNGYNFEDSILLSEKIVSEDVFTSIHIEEFEVMARDTKLGPEEITRDIPNVAEEALKNLDEAGIVYIGAEVAAGDILVGKITPKGESPMTPEEKLLRAIFGEKASDVRDTSLRVPPGVQGTIVEVRVFNRHGVDKDERAQAIEREEIERLAKDRDDEQAILDRNTYARLADVLDGKVGLAGPKGFKKDTVLSKDAIAQYPRSQWWMFAVADDSQMSEMEAMRKQYDESKKRLEQRFLDKVEKLQRGDELPPGVMKMVKVFVAVKRKIQPGDKMAGRHGNKGVVSKIVPVEDMPFLADGTHADIVLNPLGVPSRMNVGQILETHLGWAAAGLGKQVAAAVDAYMKAGEASGMRKTFDQIYGSDHAEISAMTDHELAEMGNNLRRGVPIATPVFDGANEADIERLLADAGLDASGQVTLYDGRTGDAFDRKVTVGYIYMLKLHHLVDDKIHARSIGPYSLVTQQPLGGKAQFGGQRFGEMEVWALEAYGAAYTLQEMLTVKSDDVAGRTKVYESIVRGEDNFEAGIPESFNVLVKEMRSLGLNVELRNNKKPPAELPPSEAAE; encoded by the coding sequence ATGGCCAACACGCTCCAGGGTCGCAGGCGCATCCGCAAGTTCTTCGGCAAGATAAGGGAAGTCATCCAGATGCCGAACCTCATCGAGGTTCAGAAGGCGTCCTATGACCAGTTCCTGCTTGTCGACGAGCCCAAGGGTGGCCGACCCGACGAGGGTCTGCAGTCCGTCTTCAGGTCGGTCTTCCCGATCTCGGATTTCTCCGGCGCCTCGATGCTGGAATTTGTGAAGTACACCTTCGAAGCGCCGAAGTACGATGTCGATGAGTGCCGCCAGCGTGGCATCACCTTCGCGGCCCCGCTGAAGGTGACGCTGCGCCTGATCGTGTTCGACATCGATCCGGACACCCAGGCCAAGTCGATCAAAGACATCAAGGAGCAGGAAGTCTACATGGGCGACATGCCGCTCATGACCGACAACGGCACCTTTATCGTCAACGGCACCGAGCGCGTCATCGTCAGCCAGATGCACCGTTCGCCGGGCGTGTTCTTCGATCACGACAAGGGCAAGACGCACTCCTCGGGCAAGTTGCTTTTCGCCGCCCGCATCATCCCGTATCGTGGCTCCTGGCTCGACATCGAGTTCGACGCCAAGGACATCGTGCACGCCCGCATCGACCGGAAGCGCAAGCTGCCGGTCACGTCGCTGTTCTATGCGCTCGGCATGGACGGCGAGGAGATCCTCAACCGCTTCTATGACCGCATCGTCTTCGAGCGCCACAAGGATGCCTGGCGCATCCCGTTCGAAGCCGAGCGGATGAAGGGCTACAAGGCGACCGTCGACCTGATCAACGCCGACACGGGCGAGGTCATCGTCGAGGTCGGCAAGAAACTCGTCGCGCGTCAGGCCCGCCAACTCGCCGAGAAGGGCCTGAAGTTCCTGCGCGCCACCGATGAGGACCTCATCAGCCAATATGTGGCCGAGGACATGGTCAACGCGCAGACCGGCGAAATCTATGCCGAGGCCGGCGACGAGATTTCCGAGAAGCTGCTCAAGGCGCTGACGGATGCAGGCTTCGACGAGATCTCCGTGCTCGACATCGACCACATGACGATCGGACCGTACATCCGCAACACCCTCAACGTGGACAAGAATTCGTCCCGCGAGGAGGCGCTGTTCGACATCTACCGCGTGATGCGCCCCGGCGAGCCGCCGACGCTCGAATCCGCGCAGAACATGTTCCAGTCGCTGTTCTTCGACTCAGAGCGCTATGACCTGTCTGCGGTCGGCCGTGTGAAGATGAACATGCGCCTTGACCTCGATGCCGAGGACACGGTCCGCATCCTGCGCAAGGAAGACATACTGGCGGTCGCCAAGGCCCTCGTGGACCTGCGCGACGGCAAGGGCGAGATCGACGACATCGACCATCTGGGCAACCGCCGCGTCCGTTCCGTGGGCGAGCTGATGGAGAACCAGTACCGCCTCGGCCTGCTGCGCATGGAGCGCGCCATCAAGGAGCGCATGTCGAGCGTCGACATCGACACCGTGATGCCGCAGGACCTGATCAACGCCAAGCCCGCCGCGGCCGCTGTTCGCGAGTTCTTCGGTTCTTCCCAGCTCTCGCAGTTCATGGATCAGACAAACCCGCTTTCGGAAGTGACGCACAAGCGTCGCCTTTCGGCGCTCGGACCAGGCGGCCTGACGCGCGAACGCGCCGGCTTCGAGGTGCGCGACGTGCACCCGACGCATTATGGCCGCATCTGCCCCATCGAGACGCCCGAAGGCCCGAACATCGGCCTCATCAACAGCCTCGCGACCTTCGCGCGGGTCAACAAATACGGCTTCATCGAGACCCCGTTCCGCAAGGTGCGCGACGGTCAGGTCACCAGCGAGGTCGTGTACCTGTCGGCCATGGAGGAGGCGAAGCACAATGTCGCCCAGGCCGACGCCGACATGGACAAGAACGGCAAGCTGACCGAAGACCTCATCGTCTGCCGCCATGCGGGCGAAGTCATCGTCGTGCCGGTCGACAAGGTCGACCTCATGGAAGTGTCGCCCAAGCAGCTCGTTTCGGTCGCGGCTGCGCTCATCCCGTTCCTTGAGAACGATGACGCGAACCGCGCGCTGATGGGCTCGAACATGCAGCGTCAAGCCGTGCCGCTGGTCCGCGCCGACGCGCCTTTCGTGGGCACCGGCATGGAAAGCGTCGTGGCGCGCGATTCCGGCGCCGCGATCGCGGCCCGCCGCTCGGGCATCATCGACCAGATCGATGCGACCCGCATCGTGGTCCGTGCGACCGAAGAGACCGACCCGACCAAGCCGGGCGTCGACATCTACCGCATGATGAAGTTCCAGCGCTCGAACCAGTCCACCTGCATCAATCAGCGCCCGCTTGTGCGTGTCGGGGACGTGGTCAGGAAGGGCGACATCATCGCGGACGGCCCGTCCACCGATCTGGGCGAGCTCGCGCTCGGCCGGAACGTGCTGGTCGCATTCATGCCGTGGAATGGCTACAACTTCGAAGATTCGATCCTGCTGAGCGAGAAGATCGTCTCGGAAGACGTGTTCACCTCGATACATATCGAGGAATTCGAGGTGATGGCCCGCGACACCAAGCTCGGCCCCGAGGAAATCACGCGGGACATCCCGAACGTCGCCGAGGAGGCGCTCAAGAACCTCGACGAAGCCGGCATCGTCTACATCGGCGCGGAAGTCGCCGCCGGCGACATCCTGGTCGGGAAGATCACACCCAAGGGCGAAAGCCCGATGACGCCGGAAGAAAAGCTCCTGCGCGCCATTTTCGGTGAGAAGGCCTCCGACGTCCGCGACACATCGCTTCGCGTTCCTCCGGGCGTGCAGGGCACGATCGTCGAGGTGCGTGTGTTCAATCGCCATGGCGTCGACAAGGACGAGCGCGCCCAGGCGATCGAGCGCGAAGAGATCGAACGCCTCGCCAAGGACCGCGACGACGAGCAGGCGATCCTCGACCGCAACACCTATGCGCGTCTGGCCGACGTTCTCGACGGCAAGGTCGGGCTTGCGGGACCGAAGGGCTTCAAGAAGGACACGGTGCTCAGCAAGGACGCGATCGCGCAGTATCCGCGCTCGCAGTGGTGGATGTTCGCCGTGGCGGACGATTCGCAGATGTCCGAGATGGAGGCCATGCGCAAGCAGTACGACGAATCCAAGAAGCGCCTTGAACAGCGTTTCCTGGACAAGGTCGAGAAGCTGCAACGCGGCGACGAGCTGCCGCCCGGCGTGATGAAGATGGTCAAGGTCTTCGTTGCGGTGAAGCGCAAGATCCAGCCCGGCGACAAGATGGCTGGCCGCCACGGCAACAAGGGCGTCGTGTCGAAGATCGTTCCGGTCGAGGACATGCCGTTCCTCGCTGACGGCACCCATGCGGACATCGTGCTCAACCCGCTCGGCGTGCCGAGCCGCATGAATGTGGGGCAGATCCTCGAGACCCATCTGGGATGGGCTGCGGCGGGTCTGGGCAAGCAGGTGGCGGCAGCGGTCGATGCCTACATGAAGGCCGGCGAAGCGTCAGGCATGCGCAAGACCTTCGACCAGATCTACGGATCGGACCACGCGGAAATCAGCGCGATGACCGATCATGAACTGGCCGAGATGGGCAACAACCTTCGCCGGGGCGTTCCCATCGCCACGCCGGTGTTCGATGGGGCCAACGAGGCCGACATTGAGCGTCTGCTGGCCGATGCCGGTCTCGACGCCTCGGGTCAGGTGACGCTCTACGACGGGCGCACGGGCGATGCCTTCGATCGCAAGGTCACTGTGGGCTACATCTATATGCTCAAGCTCCACCACCTTGTTGACGACAAGATCCATGCGCGTTCGATCGGCCCCTACAGCCTCGTGACCCAGCAGCCGCTGGGCGGCAAGGCGCAGTTCGGCGGCCAGCGCTTCGGTGAAATGGAGGTCTGGGCGCTTGAGGCTTACGGCGCCGCCTACACGCTGCAGGAAATGCTGACCGTGAAGTCGGACGACGTGGCCGGCCGCACCAAGGTCTATGAGAGCATCGTTCGCGGCGAGGACAACTTCGAGGCCGGCATTCCGGAGAGCTTCAACGTGCTCGTCAAGGAAATGCGTTCGCTGGGCCTCAACGTCGAGCTGCGGAACAACAAGAAGCCGCCGGCGGAACTGCCTCCGTCAGAGGCTGCTGAATAA
- the rplL gene encoding 50S ribosomal protein L7/L12: MADLAKIVEELSSLTVLEAADLAKMLEEKWGVSAAAAVAVAAGPAAGGGAAAPAAEEQTEFTVMLAAAGDKKIEVIKEVRAITGLGLKEAKDLVEAAPKAVKEAVGKDEAEKIKKTLEAVGAKVELK, encoded by the coding sequence ATGGCTGATCTGGCGAAAATCGTCGAAGAGCTGTCGAGCCTTACCGTCCTCGAGGCGGCTGATCTCGCAAAGATGCTGGAAGAAAAGTGGGGCGTGTCCGCCGCTGCGGCCGTCGCCGTGGCTGCCGGTCCCGCCGCTGGCGGCGGCGCGGCCGCTCCGGCTGCCGAAGAACAGACCGAATTCACGGTCATGCTGGCTGCTGCCGGCGACAAGAAGATTGAAGTCATCAAGGAAGTCCGCGCCATCACCGGCCTGGGCCTGAAGGAAGCCAAGGACCTGGTCGAGGCCGCTCCCAAGGCCGTCAAGGAAGCCGTTGGCAAGGACGAGGCCGAGAAGATCAAGAAGACCCTCGAAGCCGTCGGCGCGAAGGTCGAGCTCAAGTGA